One genomic region from Leptolyngbyaceae cyanobacterium JSC-12 encodes:
- a CDS encoding enoyl-(acyl-carrier-protein) reductase (NADH) (IMG reference gene:2510097548~PFAM: short chain dehydrogenase): MLDLTGKNALVTGIANNRSIAWGIAQQLHKAGANIGVTYLPDEKGKLEKKVAELVEPLNPSIFVPCNVQDDEQIQAAFDSVQEKWGRVDILIHCLAFANKDDLSGSFAETSRSGFAMALDISTYSLVKLTSAAKPLMTEGGSIVTLTYLGGVRVIPNYNVMGIAKAGLEMSVRYLASELGPSNIRVNAISAGPIRTLASSAVGGILDMIHHVEEVAPLRRTVTQTEVGNTAAFLCSDLASGITGQVIYVDAGYEIMGMG, translated from the coding sequence ATGCTGGACTTGACAGGAAAAAACGCCTTAGTGACTGGAATTGCCAATAACCGCTCGATCGCCTGGGGAATTGCACAACAACTCCACAAAGCTGGAGCCAACATCGGGGTGACTTATTTGCCCGATGAGAAAGGCAAGCTGGAAAAAAAAGTTGCCGAACTGGTTGAACCACTCAATCCCAGCATCTTCGTTCCCTGCAACGTGCAAGACGATGAGCAAATTCAAGCCGCCTTTGATAGCGTGCAAGAAAAGTGGGGTAGGGTCGATATTTTGATTCACTGCCTCGCCTTTGCAAACAAAGATGACTTGTCTGGCAGTTTTGCTGAAACCTCGCGATCGGGCTTTGCCATGGCGTTGGATATCAGCACCTACTCTTTGGTAAAACTAACTAGCGCTGCCAAACCTTTAATGACCGAAGGGGGTAGCATTGTCACCCTGACCTATCTGGGCGGTGTACGGGTTATCCCCAATTACAACGTCATGGGGATCGCCAAAGCTGGACTGGAAATGAGCGTTCGTTATCTAGCATCAGAATTAGGTCCTAGCAATATCCGGGTAAATGCTATTTCTGCAGGCCCCATTCGCACCCTGGCATCCTCAGCCGTTGGCGGTATTCTTGACATGATTCATCACGTGGAAGAAGTTGCTCCCCTACGCCGCACTGTGACCCAAACCGAAGTTGGTAATACAGCCGCATTTCTATGCAGCGATTTAGCCAGCGGCATTACAGGACAAGTCATCTACGTCGATGCTGGCTACGAAATCATGGGTATGGGTTAG
- a CDS encoding putative ATP-grasp enzyme (IMG reference gene:2510097549~PFAM: ATP-grasp domain), whose amino-acid sequence MIGFLTCLSHVRTAKLAGFRPIVLTDRRFGLDCLSRYVLHRHILTGQTLDETIQQINQIANHYQIDVLVPADTRFTYLLAQHSAQIKTPVFPLASYEQIRQLANKGTFAEFLLKHQLPLPNTILIHHPADVETLASDLDFPVMIKPPQGEGGQGVQQVATLDELRQKVEQQPMPLLIQEWIPGMDIDLSLIANQGEILAWSIQHSEGEGMRFVEHPEVIRIGQEICRASEYHGVAHIDMRIDDRTGQVNVIEFNPRFWGTLLYSTWMGINFLALGVGMARGETDALKFQPVIGYCQCPYPTASTLIAWICNRFQPPDEWRSRQDGWWNQMLDPMPEWVDWILQHSRVT is encoded by the coding sequence ATGATAGGCTTTCTGACTTGTCTTTCTCATGTGAGGACGGCTAAACTTGCTGGATTTCGACCTATTGTTTTAACCGATCGCCGCTTTGGGCTGGACTGTTTATCACGCTACGTGCTGCATCGACATATCCTAACGGGACAGACTTTAGATGAGACCATTCAACAGATCAACCAGATTGCAAATCACTATCAAATTGATGTGTTGGTGCCTGCCGATACTCGTTTTACCTATTTACTTGCACAGCATTCCGCCCAGATTAAAACTCCTGTGTTTCCACTCGCATCCTATGAGCAAATCCGTCAGTTAGCAAACAAAGGAACCTTTGCAGAATTCTTGCTCAAACATCAGCTTCCATTGCCAAACACTATTCTCATTCATCATCCTGCCGATGTTGAGACTCTCGCCTCGGACTTAGATTTTCCAGTGATGATTAAACCTCCACAGGGCGAGGGTGGGCAGGGAGTACAACAAGTTGCCACGTTGGATGAGTTGCGACAAAAAGTTGAACAGCAACCAATGCCCCTGCTAATTCAGGAGTGGATTCCTGGGATGGATATTGACTTGAGCTTAATTGCTAATCAAGGGGAAATTCTTGCCTGGTCGATCCAACATTCAGAAGGGGAGGGGATGAGATTTGTAGAACATCCTGAAGTGATTCGGATTGGTCAAGAAATTTGTCGTGCTTCGGAGTATCACGGGGTTGCCCATATTGATATGCGAATTGACGATCGCACTGGACAGGTGAATGTGATTGAATTCAACCCGCGTTTTTGGGGGACCTTGCTATATTCCACCTGGATGGGGATCAACTTTTTGGCTTTAGGGGTTGGGATGGCACGAGGAGAGACTGATGCCTTGAAATTTCAGCCAGTGATAGGCTATTGCCAATGTCCATATCCCACAGCATCTACGCTGATTGCGTGGATATGCAATCGCTTTCAACCGCCAGATGAATGGCGATCGCGGCAGGATGGTTGGTGGAACCAAATGCTAGACCCAATGCCTGAATGGGTAGATTGGATCTTGCAACATAGCCGAGTTACCTAA
- a CDS encoding global nitrogen regulator NtcA, cyanobacterial (IMG reference gene:2510097550~PFAM: Bacterial regulatory proteins, crp family; Cyclic nucleotide-binding domain~TIGRFAM: global nitrogen regulator NtcA, cyanobacterial), with amino-acid sequence MVVTQDKPLASVFRQIGGGVFPPVVETFERGKTIFFPGDPAERVYFLLRGAVKLSRVYEAGEEITVALLRENSVFGVLSLITGHRSDRFYHAVAFTPVELLSVPIEQMEKALKDNPDLSMVLLQGLSSRILQTEMMIETLAHRDMGSRLVSFLLILCRDFGMPTKDGITIDLKLSHQAIAEAIGSTRVTVTRLLGDLRQDKMISIHKKKITVHNPVTLSQQFT; translated from the coding sequence ATGGTCGTGACGCAAGATAAACCGTTGGCATCGGTATTTCGTCAAATAGGAGGTGGGGTGTTTCCCCCGGTTGTGGAAACGTTTGAGCGTGGAAAAACGATCTTTTTCCCAGGAGATCCAGCGGAACGGGTGTACTTTTTGCTGAGGGGCGCTGTGAAGCTTTCCAGGGTGTATGAAGCTGGGGAAGAAATTACGGTTGCCTTACTCCGTGAAAATAGCGTGTTTGGGGTATTGTCATTAATTACAGGTCATCGCTCTGATCGCTTTTATCATGCGGTAGCGTTTACCCCAGTAGAGTTGCTTTCCGTGCCCATTGAACAGATGGAGAAAGCCTTGAAAGATAACCCTGACCTGTCAATGGTTTTGCTGCAAGGGTTATCATCTCGGATTCTGCAAACAGAAATGATGATTGAAACGCTGGCACATCGAGATATGGGATCGCGGCTGGTCAGCTTTTTGTTGATTTTGTGTCGGGACTTTGGCATGCCGACGAAGGATGGAATCACGATCGATTTGAAACTTTCCCATCAGGCGATCGCCGAAGCGATCGGTTCTACTCGTGTTACAGTGACTCGATTATTGGGTGATTTGCGTCAAGATAAGATGATATCAATTCACAAGAAAAAAATAACTGTTCACAATCCTGTAACCCTCAGCCAGCAATTTACCTGA
- a CDS encoding hypothetical protein (IMG reference gene:2510097551~PFAM: Protein of unknown function (DUF3084)), with protein sequence MSSGLILILAVLVLGGVIATVGDRIGTKVGKSRLSLFNLRPRKTATLVTILTGVVVAASTLGILLGTSGPLRTGIFEYERIQRDRRRAKADLQAAREELQAARNERSQIGKELNKARSDQTTAQKQLAETNESLKSAVVERDKANALRSQVQSELSQAQTELAQNEARLVLVTNQTATLRAEINQLQAERQRVIAQGEEEIRAKNAVIQEREQRLKLLEAQQEFLVREIAKLEREAEGLRRGNVAIQRGQVLSSAVVRIVNPAAAQDAVDRLLREANRVAMQLARPGSRQQEQVILITKAEVGQLTAQIDDGRDYVVRVLSAANYLVGETPIQVVVEAVPNQVIFNKGDLVASTLIDPSVATDAEIQQRINLLLAAANFRARRLGILTDTVEIGRVQNLLTFIERVKEYKQAVELRAIAASPTYTAGPLTVELEIGTNGRSQGRSPQSMP encoded by the coding sequence ATGTCCAGCGGGCTAATTCTTATTCTGGCGGTCTTGGTGCTCGGTGGGGTAATTGCTACCGTGGGCGATCGCATTGGGACAAAGGTGGGCAAATCTCGCCTCAGCCTGTTCAATCTGCGTCCTCGCAAAACTGCAACCCTGGTAACGATTCTCACGGGCGTAGTTGTGGCGGCATCAACCCTGGGCATTTTGTTGGGGACGAGTGGTCCATTACGAACTGGCATTTTTGAATATGAACGCATTCAGCGGGATCGCCGCCGTGCCAAAGCCGACTTGCAAGCTGCTAGAGAAGAATTGCAGGCAGCCAGAAATGAGCGATCGCAAATTGGGAAAGAACTGAATAAGGCACGGTCAGACCAGACAACAGCTCAAAAGCAGCTTGCAGAAACCAATGAATCCCTAAAAAGCGCTGTTGTTGAACGGGACAAAGCAAATGCCTTACGGTCTCAGGTGCAATCTGAACTGTCTCAAGCTCAAACAGAACTGGCTCAAAACGAAGCACGCTTGGTGCTGGTGACGAACCAAACCGCAACCCTGCGAGCGGAAATCAACCAATTGCAAGCAGAACGACAACGAGTGATTGCCCAGGGAGAGGAAGAAATTCGAGCTAAGAATGCAGTGATTCAAGAACGGGAACAACGATTGAAACTGCTAGAAGCGCAGCAAGAATTTTTAGTACGAGAAATTGCCAAACTTGAGCGGGAAGCCGAAGGGCTGCGCCGAGGAAATGTGGCGATTCAACGGGGACAAGTACTGTCATCAGCAGTAGTACGAATTGTGAACCCAGCCGCCGCCCAGGATGCGGTTGATCGCTTATTACGAGAAGCTAACCGGGTGGCGATGCAACTCGCTCGTCCGGGCAGCCGCCAGCAAGAACAGGTGATTCTCATTACCAAAGCAGAAGTTGGACAATTAACGGCGCAAATTGATGATGGACGGGATTACGTTGTTCGGGTATTGTCTGCTGCAAATTACCTGGTTGGAGAAACCCCCATTCAAGTCGTGGTAGAAGCAGTTCCAAACCAGGTCATTTTCAACAAAGGGGATCTGGTTGCGTCTACGTTGATTGATCCATCCGTGGCAACTGATGCTGAAATTCAACAGCGAATTAACCTGCTACTGGCAGCGGCAAACTTCCGTGCTCGTCGTCTAGGAATCCTGACAGATACAGTGGAAATTGGGCGGGTGCAGAATCTGTTAACCTTTATTGAGCGCGTCAAGGAATATAAGCAGGCAGTGGAACTACGAGCGATCGCTGCGTCCCCAACGTATACGGCTGGTCCTCTCACCGTGGAACTGGAAATTGGAACTAATGGGCGATCCCAGGGGCGATCGCCCCAATCAATGCCCTAG
- a CDS encoding magnesium Mg(2+) and cobalt Co(2+) transport protein CorA (IMG reference gene:2510097552~PFAM: CorA-like Mg2+ transporter protein~TIGRFAM: magnesium Mg(2+) and cobalt Co(2+) transport protein (corA)): protein MVNNRTRISEMPVMAQSNEEEASYVDYYYDNPGDLPGTLDIDPDAPPPVIILIDYSEDKAIRQELETPEACLPFLDSESVSWVDVKGLGSEDILKRLGNVFNLHPLVLEDIVNVPQRPKVEEHGDQLLIIARMVTLHEDDKTFESEQVSLILGKHYLLTVQEEPRYDCFGPIRERIRTDKGAIRKSGADYLAYALIDSIIDGFFPVLEAYGEQLEELEDEVVANPNRQTLQKIHDIKRELLTLRRAIWPQRDSINALIRDGSKLFSNEVLVYLRDCYDHAIQVLDMVETYREVASSLMDVYLSSVGNRMNEIMKFLTVISSIFIPLTFIAGVYGMNFNTEKSPFNMPELNWYLGYPACMAIMFTIAVSLVLFFKRKGWFEDYSAVKDLVSSATKPIGHR from the coding sequence ATGGTAAACAATCGCACCCGAATTTCTGAAATGCCAGTGATGGCTCAAAGCAACGAAGAAGAAGCCTCTTATGTTGATTACTACTATGACAACCCAGGTGATTTGCCTGGCACCCTGGACATCGACCCAGATGCCCCGCCACCAGTCATCATTTTGATTGATTACAGCGAAGATAAAGCCATTCGTCAGGAGTTAGAAACCCCCGAAGCTTGTCTGCCATTTCTGGATTCCGAGTCTGTTTCCTGGGTCGATGTTAAAGGATTGGGCAGTGAAGACATCTTAAAAAGACTGGGCAACGTTTTCAATCTTCACCCATTGGTGCTGGAAGACATAGTCAACGTCCCCCAACGTCCCAAAGTAGAAGAACACGGGGATCAACTCCTGATCATTGCCCGCATGGTGACCCTGCATGAAGACGACAAAACCTTCGAGAGTGAGCAAGTAAGCCTGATTTTGGGCAAACATTATCTGTTAACAGTGCAGGAAGAACCTCGCTATGATTGCTTCGGTCCCATTCGGGAACGTATTCGAACAGATAAGGGTGCAATTCGTAAAAGTGGTGCAGACTATCTTGCCTATGCGCTGATTGACTCAATCATCGATGGCTTTTTCCCAGTGCTGGAAGCTTATGGTGAGCAACTCGAAGAACTAGAAGACGAAGTAGTTGCAAACCCCAACCGCCAAACGTTACAAAAAATCCACGATATCAAGCGAGAACTGCTGACCTTACGCCGTGCCATCTGGCCCCAGCGAGATTCTATCAACGCTCTGATTCGGGATGGCAGTAAGCTATTTAGCAATGAAGTACTGGTTTATTTAAGAGATTGCTATGACCACGCAATCCAGGTGCTGGATATGGTAGAGACCTATCGAGAAGTGGCTTCTAGCTTGATGGATGTCTACCTGTCGTCTGTTGGCAATCGGATGAACGAAATCATGAAGTTTTTGACTGTAATCTCGTCGATTTTTATTCCTCTTACTTTCATTGCGGGGGTTTATGGGATGAACTTTAATACTGAGAAGTCACCGTTTAATATGCCAGAGTTGAACTGGTATTTGGGTTATCCAGCGTGCATGGCAATTATGTTTACGATCGCCGTTTCGCTTGTGCTGTTCTTCAAACGCAAAGGCTGGTTTGAAGATTACTCGGCAGTCAAAGATCTGGTTTCCAGTGCAACCAAACCCATAGGACATCGATAA
- a CDS encoding hypothetical protein (IMG reference gene:2510097553) → MCVCPEQRQLPCPCPPGRLLVGPPATLAQVQPRSQSDPASTEPLETTSLRSVPVSFVPDIPLTQSPLPDPARSAPSTTIPAPGTEPSQDISQSFPVSTWDVLILITYFVCIITALSKIKNSFNDEYTVTPDEKTLKQSLAEQKLENMVGISFGFDKRYEFGKNDKLRQFGINITNKSSTHSIYVDWDYCTMTDLGGRARRVTRLMPGTTLDLFQTQAFSAIAPGTTLKETITAEDVLKRKESKDDKVLVALGMEVDKPLLNFGGVDKKKQARFVATLQTMEFFLDVAIRLVGPARSSSDHALIRCKFILQKLPWQAGLPWNPK, encoded by the coding sequence GTGTGTGTGTGTCCGGAGCAGCGCCAACTCCCCTGCCCCTGTCCTCCAGGGCGACTTCTTGTTGGTCCCCCCGCCACACTTGCCCAAGTTCAGCCCAGAAGTCAATCCGATCCCGCCAGTACAGAGCCTCTTGAAACAACCTCCCTCAGATCAGTGCCAGTTTCCTTCGTTCCTGACATTCCCCTGACTCAATCCCCTCTGCCAGACCCGGCTAGATCGGCTCCATCCACAACAATTCCCGCTCCTGGCACAGAGCCATCTCAGGACATAAGTCAGTCTTTCCCTGTTAGTACCTGGGATGTGCTGATACTGATTACGTACTTTGTTTGCATCATCACGGCACTCTCAAAAATCAAAAACAGCTTTAATGACGAATACACTGTGACGCCAGATGAAAAGACGTTGAAACAAAGCCTGGCAGAGCAAAAGCTAGAAAACATGGTTGGTATTAGCTTTGGTTTTGATAAACGCTATGAGTTTGGCAAAAATGACAAGCTGCGGCAGTTTGGCATCAACATTACAAACAAGTCCTCTACCCATTCCATCTACGTGGATTGGGACTATTGCACCATGACTGATTTGGGTGGGCGGGCACGGCGGGTTACTCGGTTAATGCCCGGAACGACACTAGATTTGTTTCAAACTCAGGCATTTAGTGCGATCGCCCCCGGTACCACTCTCAAAGAAACCATCACTGCAGAAGACGTACTTAAACGCAAGGAATCAAAGGATGACAAGGTGTTGGTTGCGTTGGGAATGGAAGTTGATAAACCCCTGCTCAACTTTGGAGGCGTAGATAAGAAAAAACAGGCTCGCTTCGTTGCAACCCTCCAAACGATGGAATTTTTTCTAGATGTGGCGATTCGTCTGGTGGGACCGGCGCGTTCTTCCAGTGATCATGCCCTGATTCGTTGTAAATTCATTTTGCAGAAACTTCCCTGGCAAGCAGGATTACCGTGGAACCCAAAGTAG
- a CDS encoding Tfp pilus assembly protein PilF (IMG reference gene:2510097554~PFAM: Tetratricopeptide repeat), whose protein sequence is MLVGTGVGTVATAASQQFVFAAAPLSALAVLNLLKHRQLEQIAQQTTETAISQLDQKYSNSINTLQQQVQTLPSPLHLANLRKDLQTRNQEAFHELSQKLQTLQSDAVKPEWRVMSQEMAQLKELYVALGNSVSGVRESLSRLNFTKLDTLESDLSHLKTELAHLQTNLQAIAGEQKFNGYRVLQDQINHLNRRLNKLPAPFDAGALRQDVESLIKVIGEMASRRDLARLEAQLEKVAQQSDAVEQSVAPIKVVTNILRKQVDTVTTRMSVFEETLNPVASRMTTVALESRGLDRLEATVNALERRVTQLSDTNDLESLRSEVRSLVSNHFNPLQQQLDTVQQQTQDLEQQHRTLRDWVHRLPQLLDSSALHNEVKYLASRVEWAENHLVDLQTRVGTAPTHELVLDIKQDQQRQGSGSRMMLERALDDATARLVVVYPFPCPTVLDDDLIQQFRQFLDRKGCLDIGWGRLRQSSDRVSRFIEHRRTISPTENEFLFNRLNQLTELKKQYPEQFRFKVLGTDEFFLVCDRIYAVLGTESLSTTSLCFPETTMGVRTTDPDIIHTLIDRFDNPVLDEDDAVAYFNRAVTRYELGDRAGALADYTAVLAINPDDDVALNNRGLVRYDLGDKEGAIAEFEAAVQHNPQNFIAYSNRGYIRSELGDKEGAIADYTTALKLNPAYAVAYFYRGLARTRLQDKLGAIQDYTEVIHLNPQDASAYFYRGLANAKVGYSMDALRDLRQAAQLFMDQGDSANYQQTVNAIKKLHKTMVSENSDKPLVSNGA, encoded by the coding sequence ATGTTGGTCGGTACAGGCGTTGGCACAGTTGCTACCGCTGCCTCACAACAATTTGTTTTTGCAGCCGCGCCTTTATCTGCATTAGCGGTGCTCAATCTACTCAAACACCGTCAACTCGAGCAAATCGCTCAACAAACCACCGAAACAGCCATCTCGCAGCTTGATCAAAAGTATTCCAATTCAATCAACACGCTTCAACAACAAGTTCAAACCCTTCCCAGCCCCCTGCATCTAGCTAACCTGCGCAAGGATCTTCAAACTCGTAATCAGGAGGCATTCCACGAACTGTCTCAAAAACTGCAAACGCTGCAATCGGATGCGGTTAAGCCTGAATGGCGAGTAATGTCGCAAGAAATGGCGCAGCTTAAGGAGCTGTATGTTGCGCTGGGAAATTCCGTTAGTGGAGTGCGCGAGTCCCTAAGTCGGCTGAATTTCACCAAACTCGATACACTGGAGTCGGATTTAAGCCATTTAAAGACGGAATTGGCTCACCTGCAAACCAACTTGCAAGCCATTGCAGGGGAGCAAAAATTTAATGGGTATCGAGTCTTGCAAGATCAAATTAACCACTTGAATCGCCGATTGAATAAATTGCCAGCTCCTTTTGATGCGGGTGCTTTGCGTCAGGATGTGGAGTCGCTGATTAAAGTGATTGGAGAAATGGCCTCTCGACGGGATCTTGCTCGTTTGGAAGCGCAACTGGAAAAGGTGGCACAACAAAGCGATGCGGTTGAACAATCGGTTGCCCCTATCAAAGTGGTAACGAATATTTTGAGAAAGCAGGTCGATACGGTTACTACCAGGATGTCCGTGTTTGAGGAGACGTTGAATCCTGTTGCTAGTCGGATGACAACAGTCGCTTTAGAATCGAGGGGATTGGATAGGTTGGAAGCAACAGTCAATGCCTTGGAGCGGCGGGTAACCCAGCTTTCTGACACGAATGATCTGGAGAGTTTGCGCTCAGAAGTGCGGAGCCTAGTATCCAATCATTTCAATCCGTTACAGCAACAGTTGGATACAGTACAGCAGCAGACACAAGATTTGGAGCAGCAGCACCGTACCCTTCGAGACTGGGTTCATCGGTTGCCTCAATTGTTGGACTCTTCTGCTTTACACAATGAGGTGAAGTATCTGGCAAGCCGGGTGGAATGGGCGGAGAATCATCTGGTCGATTTGCAAACACGGGTTGGAACTGCCCCAACGCATGAGTTGGTGCTGGATATAAAACAAGACCAGCAACGGCAGGGTAGTGGGAGCCGGATGATGCTAGAGCGAGCTTTAGATGATGCAACGGCGCGGCTGGTTGTGGTGTATCCTTTCCCATGCCCAACGGTTTTAGACGATGACTTGATTCAGCAGTTTCGGCAGTTTTTAGACCGGAAGGGTTGCTTGGATATTGGCTGGGGTCGTTTGCGGCAATCAAGCGATCGCGTTTCCCGATTTATTGAACATCGCCGCACTATCAGCCCGACTGAAAACGAGTTTTTGTTCAATCGACTGAATCAGCTCACAGAGTTGAAAAAGCAGTACCCAGAGCAGTTTCGATTTAAGGTGCTGGGGACGGATGAGTTCTTTTTGGTGTGCGATCGCATTTATGCTGTGTTGGGAACCGAATCGTTATCAACGACCAGTCTTTGTTTCCCGGAAACAACTATGGGTGTGCGCACGACTGACCCCGACATTATTCATACTTTGATTGACCGGTTTGATAACCCAGTGCTGGATGAAGATGATGCAGTTGCTTATTTCAACCGCGCCGTTACCCGCTATGAATTGGGCGATCGGGCAGGTGCCCTGGCTGACTACACCGCTGTTCTGGCAATCAATCCCGATGATGACGTGGCATTAAATAATCGTGGCTTGGTGCGGTATGACCTCGGCGATAAGGAAGGGGCGATCGCGGAGTTTGAGGCAGCTGTGCAGCACAATCCGCAGAATTTTATTGCCTACAGTAACCGGGGTTATATTCGCTCGGAGTTGGGGGACAAGGAAGGCGCGATCGCAGACTATACGACAGCCCTAAAACTCAATCCAGCCTATGCCGTAGCTTATTTTTATCGAGGGTTAGCCCGCACACGCCTCCAGGATAAGCTAGGTGCCATCCAGGACTATACCGAAGTTATACACTTAAATCCTCAAGATGCCAGTGCCTATTTCTACCGTGGTTTAGCCAATGCAAAAGTTGGGTACAGTATGGATGCCCTGCGAGATTTGCGACAAGCAGCTCAGTTATTTATGGATCAGGGAGATTCCGCCAATTATCAACAAACCGTTAACGCCATCAAGAAATTGCATAAAACGATGGTGAGTGAAAATTCTGATAAGCCGCTTGTTTCTAACGGAGCCTAA
- a CDS encoding transcriptional attenuator, LytR family (IMG reference gene:2510097555~PFAM: Cell envelope-related transcriptional attenuator domain~TIGRFAM: cell envelope-related function transcriptional attenuator common domain) — protein MKQIDTDSNVHEAQADIYPLDPSEEPQPSQTSSSSPNSLKLLKRTSPQNWLQKAFALTIAASVSATLGLAAALLLPLPLGLVAKDGETRSSKLWQVGLGYQVARPVNILIMGIDRVPNAKEGSSEIFMGRSDTMLLLRVDPITDSVSLLSIPRDTQIELPGIGTDKINDANVQGGATLAARTVSSVLNGVTIDRYIRISTDAFRELVDLIGGVEVNVPKPMIYEDKTQKLKINLSPGLQTLNGDQAEQFARFRWDDLGDIGRVQRQQTLLKALRQKLTHPTIIPRLPALVQAMQKYIDTNLSMEEILALVGTGRKLSEGKFKMVMLPGRFSTPDEYVASYWIIDPVGRDRVMKQYFDVDPVLSSSVTVSDSVRIAIQNASDNPTAASQLRRYLAEKGFQDTYVINDLPSSQAQTHVIAQKGDLDAAETLQKILGVGVVEADSTGDLESDITIRIGNDWLRQTR, from the coding sequence GTGAAGCAGATCGATACAGATTCCAATGTGCATGAGGCTCAAGCGGATATATACCCTTTAGACCCTTCTGAGGAACCTCAACCATCTCAGACATCCTCAAGCTCTCCTAACTCTCTCAAGCTATTGAAACGTACTTCTCCTCAAAACTGGCTACAAAAAGCGTTTGCTTTAACGATCGCGGCTTCGGTTTCAGCAACTCTGGGTTTGGCAGCAGCCCTCCTGCTACCGTTGCCGTTGGGGTTGGTTGCCAAAGATGGTGAGACGCGATCATCCAAATTATGGCAAGTTGGGTTGGGCTATCAGGTGGCTCGTCCGGTCAATATTTTGATTATGGGAATTGATCGCGTCCCCAACGCCAAGGAAGGCTCATCCGAAATTTTTATGGGACGCAGTGACACGATGTTGCTGTTGCGGGTTGACCCCATTACCGATTCGGTCAGTCTGTTGTCAATTCCCAGAGATACCCAGATTGAACTTCCTGGCATTGGTACTGACAAAATCAATGATGCTAATGTTCAAGGTGGCGCAACTTTAGCTGCTCGTACCGTCAGTTCCGTATTGAACGGTGTGACAATTGATCGCTACATCCGAATCAGCACGGATGCTTTTCGAGAACTCGTAGATTTGATTGGTGGTGTTGAGGTCAATGTCCCCAAACCAATGATCTACGAAGATAAAACTCAGAAGCTGAAAATTAATCTCTCTCCAGGCTTACAAACATTGAATGGGGATCAGGCAGAACAATTCGCCCGATTTCGATGGGATGATTTAGGCGATATTGGACGAGTTCAACGACAGCAAACATTACTCAAAGCACTGCGGCAAAAACTCACACATCCAACGATCATTCCGCGGCTTCCAGCGTTGGTGCAGGCAATGCAAAAGTACATTGACACAAACCTCAGCATGGAAGAAATACTGGCATTGGTAGGAACAGGACGGAAACTCAGCGAAGGCAAGTTCAAAATGGTCATGCTGCCAGGGCGGTTCAGTACCCCTGATGAATATGTGGCGAGCTACTGGATCATAGATCCGGTAGGGCGAGATCGCGTCATGAAGCAGTATTTTGATGTAGATCCGGTGCTGTCCTCAAGTGTAACGGTCTCGGATTCGGTGCGGATTGCGATCCAGAATGCCTCGGATAATCCAACTGCTGCCAGTCAATTACGCCGATACCTTGCAGAAAAAGGGTTTCAAGACACATACGTGATCAATGACTTGCCAAGTTCGCAGGCGCAAACTCATGTAATTGCCCAGAAAGGCGATTTGGATGCAGCGGAAACCCTCCAGAAGATATTAGGTGTTGGCGTGGTGGAAGCAGACTCTACGGGTGATCTAGAATCAGATATCACGATCCGCATTGGGAATGATTGGCTAAGGCAGACGCGTTGA